One Streptomyces sp. NBC_01217 genomic region harbors:
- a CDS encoding esterase-like activity of phytase family protein, producing the protein MSARVVRRSLAVGLPLALLGTVCAAGTATGAQDRHERPQNTARVTGSAVLGDIPLAGFSNGLLPGTVGDDRGVMLGGIGSDIYPAGRKGEFWTVTDRGPNGQIKIDGTKRRTFPVPGFDPAIVKIRVSGKRIQVLQAIPLTTRSGTAVTGLSNQEGRDEAPYTYDARTPLAYDPNGLDTEGIVRAADGTFWLVDEYGPSLVHVSARGRVLTRYVPQGLNLRGAGYPVVEALPGVLLHRKINRGFEGLALLPGGDLVLAVQSPLSLPDQDAGESSRNVRLLRFSTKKRAVTAEYAYRFDAVDVVDPGEDDTSELKISSVVAIGRDGLLVEERTDKAARLHRVTLPHGSGILGSAWDEPTTSPSYEELTDPSASGVPVLRKSLVVDLGKVAGVPGKIEGVAVTGRDTLALINDNDFGMTDGAEAFDADGRLVDSGIETSVTLLKLPRPLHG; encoded by the coding sequence ATGTCCGCGCGTGTTGTCCGTCGTTCTCTCGCCGTCGGCCTGCCTCTCGCCCTGCTCGGAACGGTGTGCGCCGCCGGAACGGCGACGGGCGCGCAGGACCGCCACGAACGTCCGCAGAACACCGCGCGGGTCACCGGGAGCGCCGTCCTCGGTGACATTCCGCTGGCCGGGTTCAGCAACGGGCTGCTCCCCGGAACGGTCGGCGACGATCGCGGTGTGATGCTCGGCGGCATCGGCAGCGACATCTACCCGGCGGGCCGCAAGGGCGAGTTCTGGACGGTGACGGACCGTGGCCCGAACGGCCAGATCAAGATCGACGGGACGAAGCGGCGTACCTTCCCGGTCCCCGGTTTCGACCCGGCGATCGTGAAGATACGCGTCAGTGGCAAGCGCATCCAGGTGCTGCAGGCCATTCCTCTGACCACCCGCTCCGGCACCGCCGTCACCGGTCTGTCGAACCAGGAGGGCCGCGACGAGGCCCCGTACACGTACGACGCGAGGACGCCGCTCGCATACGACCCGAACGGCCTGGACACCGAGGGCATCGTGCGCGCCGCCGACGGCACTTTCTGGCTCGTCGACGAGTACGGTCCCTCGCTGGTCCATGTCTCCGCCCGCGGCCGGGTGCTGACCCGCTACGTCCCGCAGGGGCTCAATCTGAGGGGCGCCGGCTACCCGGTGGTGGAGGCGCTGCCGGGCGTACTCCTGCACCGCAAGATCAACCGCGGTTTCGAAGGGCTGGCTCTGCTGCCGGGCGGCGATCTGGTGCTGGCGGTGCAGAGCCCCCTCTCGCTGCCGGACCAGGACGCGGGCGAGTCCTCGCGCAATGTACGGCTGCTGCGCTTCTCGACGAAGAAGCGCGCGGTCACCGCCGAGTACGCGTACCGCTTCGACGCGGTGGACGTCGTGGACCCGGGCGAGGACGACACCTCCGAGCTGAAGATCTCCTCGGTCGTCGCGATCGGCCGGGACGGGCTCCTGGTCGAGGAGCGCACGGACAAGGCGGCCCGGCTGCACCGGGTGACGCTCCCGCACGGCTCCGGCATCCTGGGCTCTGCCTGGGACGAGCCGACGACGTCACCCTCGTACGAGGAACTCACCGACCCGTCGGCGTCGGGCGTACCGGTGCTCCGCAAGAGTCTGGTCGTCGACCTGGGCAAGGTCGCGGGCGTGCCCGGGAAGATCGAGGGCGTGGCGGTGACGGGCCGGGACACGCTCGCCCTGATCAACGACAACGACTTCGGGATGACCGACGGCGCCGAGGCGTTCGACGCCGACGGCCGGCTGGTCGACAGCGGCATCGAGACGTCGGTGACACTGCTGAAGCTGCCCCGCCCGCTGCACGGCTGA
- a CDS encoding MOSC domain-containing protein: protein MTVVSSNEAYSFTKPNRESITLLAGLGVEGDVHAGVTVKHRSRVAQDPTQPNLRQVHLIHEELFGEVREAGFEVAPGDLGENVTTSGVDLLALPVGTLLHLGDEAVVEVTGLRNPCLQIDNFQDGLLKQVVGRDGTGRIVRKAGIMGIVAAGGVVRPGDPIEVELPVGPHRALERV from the coding sequence GTGACCGTGGTGAGCAGCAACGAGGCGTATTCGTTCACCAAGCCGAACCGGGAGAGCATCACCCTGCTGGCCGGGCTCGGCGTGGAGGGAGATGTGCACGCGGGGGTCACGGTCAAGCACAGGTCCAGGGTCGCGCAGGATCCCACCCAGCCGAATCTGCGCCAGGTCCACCTCATCCACGAGGAGCTGTTCGGCGAAGTGCGGGAAGCCGGTTTCGAGGTCGCCCCGGGTGATCTCGGGGAGAACGTCACCACCAGCGGTGTCGATCTCCTCGCCCTGCCCGTCGGCACCCTGCTGCACCTCGGCGACGAAGCGGTCGTCGAGGTCACCGGCCTGCGCAACCCCTGCCTGCAGATCGACAACTTCCAGGACGGACTGCTCAAGCAGGTCGTCGGACGGGACGGGACGGGCCGGATCGTCCGCAAGGCCGGGATCATGGGCATCGTCGCGGCCGGGGGCGTGGTTCGACCCGGAGACCCGATAGAGGTCGAGTTGCCCGTCGGGCCGCATCGGGCGCTGGAGCGGGTGTAG
- a CDS encoding oxygenase MpaB family protein, translating into MKRYDRLKEIQRLDPEQDFLRIYRITATYEFPWDITRALELALYRTYAVPSIGRLLAQTAELTDRSQKRYDDTALLLDTIVEHGFESDPGRTAIRRINQMHRSYDISNDDMRYVLCTFVVTPKRWLDSYGWRRLSDHELRACAVYYRTLGAHMGIKDLPETYEDFERTLDAYEAEHFGWDEGGRGVSDATLDLMGSWYPSPFASVARRAALALLDDSLLRAFRYERPGAVARNLTRGALRLRARAVRLLPPRTTPHYARQNPEIKGYPDGYEVSGLGTFPTPGVRGCPVPHHRRPDTPAQ; encoded by the coding sequence GTGAAGAGGTACGACCGGCTGAAGGAGATTCAGCGTCTCGATCCGGAGCAGGACTTCCTCCGGATCTACCGGATCACGGCAACCTACGAATTTCCCTGGGACATCACCCGCGCTCTCGAACTGGCCCTGTACCGCACCTATGCCGTCCCCAGCATCGGCCGACTCCTGGCGCAGACGGCAGAGCTGACGGACCGATCGCAGAAGCGCTACGACGACACCGCGCTCCTCCTCGACACCATCGTCGAGCACGGCTTCGAGAGCGACCCGGGGCGCACGGCGATCCGCCGGATCAACCAGATGCACCGCAGTTACGACATCAGCAACGACGACATGCGCTATGTGCTGTGCACCTTCGTCGTCACCCCGAAGCGGTGGCTCGACAGCTACGGCTGGCGCAGGCTGTCCGACCACGAACTCCGGGCATGCGCCGTCTACTACCGGACCCTGGGCGCCCACATGGGCATCAAGGACCTGCCCGAGACGTACGAGGACTTCGAGCGCACCCTCGACGCCTACGAGGCCGAGCACTTCGGCTGGGACGAAGGGGGACGCGGTGTCTCCGACGCCACGCTGGACCTGATGGGTTCCTGGTATCCGAGCCCCTTCGCCTCCGTCGCGCGGAGGGCCGCCCTCGCGCTGCTGGACGATTCGCTGCTGCGGGCGTTCCGGTACGAACGCCCGGGCGCCGTGGCCCGTAACCTCACCCGCGGTGCTCTGCGCCTGCGAGCACGGGCCGTGCGACTGCTGCCGCCGCGTACCACCCCGCATTACGCCCGGCAGAACCCGGAGATCAAGGGCTACCCGGACGGCTACGAGGTTTCCGGGCTCGGTACGTTTCCCACCCCGGGCGTCCGCGGCTGTCCGGTCCCGCACCACCGGCGCCCCGACACTCCGGCCCAGTGA
- a CDS encoding SWIM zinc finger family protein: MSDGYDNDGTDRDAYEREGHEGDGSDVPAPVQERTFAALPPAQGRGFAESWWGRAWLKALEDTALDGEQLKKGRRSAREGRVGAVSVRPGRITAVVRDRDSSTYRSDVLLQELNETDWERFLDVAVDRAGHIAALLDREMPPHLVEDAAAAGVELLPGIGDLDPECTCGTWDHCPHTAALCYEVARLLDQDPFVLLLMRGRGERRLLDELQVRIAARAERRAPSGTAASADGSGSSATKHRGVRADEAFAARDILPPLPAPAPLPPGPGPAPSLDTETEPEPGVDVAVLEVLAADSAARAHRMLADALSPGHEQQPLAAGLTPQQDAVRLVADARPEPWIATRLAAGSGRSRAGLDAAVRAWEYGGAAALTVLDEEWTPDPESLARARAGLAEAWEEGERPGLRSAGNRWTAADGNVQLRYGLDGRWWPYRKENRRWVPAGPADDDPAAALAGSSLSDE, from the coding sequence ATGAGCGACGGATACGACAACGACGGAACCGACCGCGACGCGTACGAGCGCGAAGGGCATGAGGGCGACGGGAGCGATGTCCCGGCGCCGGTCCAGGAGCGTACCTTCGCCGCGCTGCCGCCCGCGCAGGGCCGCGGCTTCGCGGAGTCCTGGTGGGGCCGGGCGTGGCTGAAGGCCCTGGAGGACACCGCACTGGACGGCGAACAGCTCAAGAAGGGCCGCAGGTCCGCCCGCGAGGGCCGGGTCGGCGCGGTCTCCGTACGGCCCGGCCGGATCACCGCGGTCGTCCGGGACCGGGACTCGTCCACCTACCGCAGCGATGTGCTGCTCCAGGAGCTGAACGAGACGGACTGGGAACGCTTCCTGGACGTGGCCGTCGACCGGGCCGGACACATCGCGGCGCTTCTCGACCGCGAGATGCCGCCGCACCTGGTGGAGGACGCGGCGGCGGCCGGTGTCGAACTGCTGCCGGGGATCGGCGATCTGGACCCGGAGTGCACCTGCGGGACATGGGACCACTGCCCGCACACCGCCGCGCTGTGCTATGAGGTGGCCCGGCTGCTGGACCAGGATCCGTTCGTCCTGCTGCTCATGCGGGGGCGCGGCGAGCGGCGGCTCCTGGACGAACTCCAGGTGCGCATCGCGGCCCGCGCCGAGAGGCGGGCGCCGTCCGGTACGGCCGCCTCCGCCGACGGGTCCGGTTCCTCGGCCACGAAGCACCGGGGTGTGCGGGCGGACGAGGCGTTCGCCGCGCGGGACATCCTGCCCCCGCTGCCCGCGCCTGCGCCGTTGCCGCCGGGGCCCGGCCCCGCGCCGTCGCTGGACACGGAGACCGAACCGGAACCCGGCGTCGATGTGGCGGTACTGGAAGTGCTGGCGGCGGACAGCGCGGCACGCGCCCACCGGATGCTGGCGGACGCCCTCTCCCCCGGCCATGAACAGCAGCCGCTGGCGGCCGGGCTGACGCCGCAGCAGGATGCCGTACGACTGGTCGCCGACGCCCGGCCCGAGCCGTGGATAGCGACCCGGCTGGCCGCCGGATCGGGGCGCTCGCGTGCCGGACTCGACGCGGCTGTGCGTGCCTGGGAGTACGGCGGGGCGGCTGCGCTCACCGTGCTCGACGAGGAGTGGACGCCGGATCCGGAATCCCTGGCCAGGGCCCGGGCCGGGCTCGCGGAGGCGTGGGAGGAGGGCGAGCGGCCCGGCCTGCGGTCGGCCGGCAATCGCTGGACCGCCGCGGACGGCAACGTACAGCTGCGGTACGGGCTGGACGGGCGCTGGTGGCCGTACCGGAAGGAGAACAGGCGCTGGGTTCCGGCAGGTCCGGCGGACGACGATCCGGCGGCGGCACTGGCGGGTTCATCCCTGTCGGACGAGTGA
- a CDS encoding fatty acid desaturase family protein, whose product MPQAVATVVEGTRDGAGSAVGTGGTGAATSQGSAFAPLLRAVKGQELLERRTGWYAAGIATNLVALGAVLTGMFLLGNTWWTLLLALPLALFWSRTAFVGHDAGHAQITGDRRVSRAIGLVHANLLLGMNEAWWNDKHVRHHANPNHVDKDPDVGVGALVWTQKQAAQREGFARWLTRNQARLFFPMLLLEGIALKISGFQYLRQQPARERALSALLLVTHLGLYATLLLTVMSPGKAVVFALVHHALFGLHLGMAFAPNHKGMEMPDPDGDRWGHLQRQVLTSRNVRGGVLTDWFLGGLNYQIEHHLFPSMPRPHLRLAQPMVRAHCEALGMPYTETGLIESYRQALRHMHEVGEPLR is encoded by the coding sequence ATGCCCCAGGCCGTAGCCACCGTCGTGGAAGGCACCCGTGACGGTGCGGGAAGTGCTGTAGGTACCGGCGGTACCGGAGCCGCCACCAGCCAGGGGAGCGCCTTCGCGCCCCTGCTGCGAGCGGTCAAGGGCCAGGAACTCCTGGAGCGGCGCACCGGGTGGTATGCGGCCGGCATCGCCACCAACCTGGTCGCGCTGGGCGCTGTACTCACCGGGATGTTCCTCCTCGGCAACACCTGGTGGACCCTGCTGCTCGCACTGCCGCTGGCACTCTTCTGGTCCCGCACCGCGTTCGTCGGACACGACGCCGGACACGCCCAGATAACCGGCGACCGCAGGGTGAGCCGGGCCATCGGCCTCGTACACGCCAACCTGCTGCTCGGAATGAACGAGGCATGGTGGAACGACAAGCACGTACGCCACCACGCCAACCCCAACCACGTCGACAAGGACCCGGACGTCGGCGTCGGCGCCCTCGTCTGGACCCAGAAGCAAGCGGCCCAGCGCGAGGGCTTCGCCCGCTGGCTCACCCGTAACCAGGCCCGGCTGTTCTTCCCGATGCTGCTCCTCGAAGGCATCGCGCTCAAGATCTCCGGCTTCCAGTACCTGCGGCAGCAGCCCGCCCGGGAGCGTGCCCTCTCGGCACTGCTCCTGGTCACCCACCTCGGCCTCTACGCGACCCTGCTGCTCACCGTCATGTCCCCGGGCAAGGCTGTCGTCTTCGCGCTCGTGCACCACGCGTTGTTCGGGCTCCACCTGGGCATGGCCTTCGCACCGAACCACAAGGGCATGGAGATGCCCGACCCCGACGGGGACCGCTGGGGCCACCTCCAGCGTCAGGTCCTCACCTCGCGCAACGTACGCGGCGGCGTTCTCACCGACTGGTTCCTCGGCGGCCTCAACTACCAGATCGAGCACCACCTCTTCCCGAGCATGCCCCGCCCGCATCTGCGCCTGGCACAGCCCATGGTGCGCGCCCACTGCGAGGCACTCGGCATGCCGTACACGGAAACCGGACTGATCGAGTCCTACAGGCAGGCGCTGCGACACATGCACGAGGTCGGCGAGCCCCTGAGGTGA
- a CDS encoding acetamidase/formamidase family protein produces MNDPRILTVRPKEGEYAWTFGGAAPVARIEPGTFLDVYTEDCFAGRVRSEKDLVSEVCEFPFLNPQTGPFHVVGAEPGDTVAVHFVSVEPARDWAASTTVPLFGALTSTHTTASLQAPLPEVVWMWQLDRARRTCLFSARDSDVQVELPMDPMHGTVGVAPANLEVRSALVPDAHGGNMDTPEMRAGVTCYLGVNVEGALLSLGDGHARQGEGETCGVAVECAMNTVVLVELLKGVATPWPRIESDTHLMSTGSARPLEDAFRISQLDLVRWLARDYGLSELDAYQLVSQAGEAPLANVCDTNYTCVAKIRKEWLPTGDPHRGLHRHLRETATLLSSS; encoded by the coding sequence ATGAATGATCCCCGTATCCTGACCGTCCGTCCCAAGGAGGGCGAGTACGCCTGGACCTTCGGCGGAGCGGCGCCGGTCGCCCGTATCGAACCGGGGACGTTCCTCGATGTGTACACGGAGGACTGCTTCGCCGGACGGGTGCGCTCGGAGAAGGACCTGGTCTCCGAGGTCTGTGAGTTCCCCTTCCTCAACCCGCAGACCGGCCCCTTCCATGTGGTGGGCGCGGAGCCCGGCGACACCGTGGCGGTGCACTTCGTGTCCGTCGAACCGGCCAGGGACTGGGCCGCTTCGACGACCGTGCCGCTGTTCGGGGCGCTCACCTCCACGCACACCACCGCGTCGCTGCAGGCTCCGCTGCCCGAGGTGGTGTGGATGTGGCAGCTCGACCGGGCCCGCCGCACCTGTCTGTTCAGCGCCAGGGACAGCGACGTCCAGGTGGAACTGCCGATGGATCCGATGCACGGCACGGTCGGGGTGGCACCGGCCAATCTGGAGGTACGGTCCGCGCTGGTGCCCGACGCACACGGCGGGAACATGGACACGCCCGAGATGAGGGCGGGCGTCACCTGCTATCTGGGCGTCAATGTCGAGGGTGCGCTGCTCAGCCTCGGGGACGGTCACGCCCGTCAGGGCGAGGGTGAGACCTGCGGGGTCGCCGTGGAGTGCGCGATGAACACGGTGGTGCTGGTCGAGCTGCTGAAGGGGGTGGCGACGCCGTGGCCGCGCATCGAGTCCGACACACATCTGATGTCGACCGGATCCGCCCGTCCGCTCGAAGACGCCTTCCGCATCTCGCAGTTGGACCTGGTGCGGTGGCTGGCGCGCGACTACGGCCTGTCCGAACTCGATGCCTATCAGCTGGTCAGCCAGGCCGGTGAGGCTCCATTGGCCAATGTGTGCGACACCAACTACACGTGTGTGGCAAAGATCCGCAAGGAGTGGCTGCCCACCGGCGATCCCCATCGCGGACTTCACCGTCATCTGCGGGAGACTGCGACACTGCTGTCCAGTTCCTGA
- a CDS encoding APC family permease, with amino-acid sequence MSGDSGSGLLRDAIGLREILFQSITAMAPAAAIAASIPAGAAFAGGSLPLSVVVALVACLFTASCVAELARHLPAAGSVATYSAQGLHPATGFLVGWGYVFVEALVPALLLLQLGFTTAGTLHQEWSSYPADLWWPWSLLGAVIIALAGYFGVRASARFGTVLGIFEVLVFVAFAVLLIGRAGPDNTLSVFGTSHTAEGFDGVSGIFAGSVYTVLAFAGFEAAAPLAEETKNPRRTMRRAVLGAALSIGLVYVLTTYAMSVYFGPDRFAAFGASGAASWEGVARASFGLFWVLLFLAVVNSTVANANACANVSTRTAFALGRIGVFPQAFARLHPRRRSPVTGVAAQFVIAVGAALGLGFAYDPVTAFVLLATVIVTVIIGVYIVVNLACSGYFLRRRRDAFNPVLHLLFPVLGIAAFVPALLTAAGIPAFDFVSGLSAPVSYAGPVVGVWMLIGIVVLAVLLRRHPERVAQTGRIHLDDAPEPAGEHRTGAVQR; translated from the coding sequence GTGTCGGGGGATTCGGGCAGCGGACTGCTACGCGATGCCATCGGGCTGCGCGAGATCCTTTTCCAGAGCATCACGGCGATGGCCCCTGCCGCCGCGATCGCCGCGTCGATTCCGGCCGGAGCCGCGTTCGCGGGCGGCAGTCTGCCGTTGTCCGTGGTGGTGGCTCTGGTCGCGTGTCTGTTCACCGCGTCGTGCGTCGCGGAGCTGGCGCGCCATCTACCGGCCGCCGGTTCGGTCGCCACCTATTCGGCGCAGGGGCTGCATCCGGCCACCGGCTTTCTCGTCGGCTGGGGCTATGTCTTCGTCGAGGCGCTGGTGCCCGCGCTGTTGCTGCTTCAGCTCGGTTTCACCACGGCGGGCACCCTGCACCAGGAGTGGTCGTCCTACCCGGCGGATCTGTGGTGGCCGTGGTCGCTGCTGGGTGCGGTGATCATCGCCCTCGCCGGGTACTTCGGCGTACGGGCCTCCGCCCGGTTCGGCACGGTGCTCGGCATCTTCGAGGTGCTCGTCTTCGTCGCCTTCGCCGTGCTGCTCATCGGGCGCGCGGGCCCGGACAACACCCTTTCGGTGTTCGGCACTTCGCACACCGCGGAGGGCTTCGACGGCGTCAGCGGAATCTTCGCCGGCTCCGTCTACACCGTGCTGGCCTTCGCCGGTTTCGAGGCCGCGGCGCCGCTCGCAGAGGAGACGAAAAATCCGCGGCGCACGATGCGGCGTGCGGTGCTCGGCGCGGCACTCTCCATCGGCCTGGTGTACGTCCTGACCACGTACGCGATGTCCGTGTACTTCGGGCCCGACAGATTCGCCGCGTTCGGCGCTTCGGGGGCGGCGTCGTGGGAGGGCGTGGCCCGCGCCTCGTTCGGGCTGTTCTGGGTGCTGCTCTTCCTCGCCGTGGTCAACTCGACCGTGGCCAACGCCAATGCGTGCGCCAATGTGTCGACCCGGACGGCCTTCGCCCTCGGCCGCATCGGGGTGTTCCCCCAGGCCTTCGCGCGGCTCCACCCGCGGCGCCGCTCCCCCGTCACCGGTGTGGCCGCGCAGTTCGTGATCGCGGTCGGCGCGGCACTCGGACTGGGGTTCGCCTATGACCCGGTGACCGCGTTCGTGCTGCTGGCCACCGTGATCGTGACGGTGATCATCGGGGTGTACATCGTCGTGAATCTGGCCTGCTCCGGGTACTTCCTGCGACGGCGGCGCGACGCGTTCAACCCCGTACTCCATCTTCTCTTCCCGGTGCTGGGCATCGCGGCGTTCGTGCCCGCGCTGCTGACGGCCGCCGGGATCCCGGCCTTCGACTTCGTCTCCGGGCTCAGCGCGCCCGTCTCGTACGCCGGTCCGGTCGTGGGTGTCTGGATGCTGATCGGGATCGTTGTGCTGGCGGTGCTGCTGCGCAGACATCCGGAGCGCGTGGCACAGACCGGACGGATCCATCTCGACGACGCCCCGGAACCGGCCGGGGAGCACCGAACAGGAGCAGTGCAGCGATGA
- a CDS encoding DEAD/DEAH box helicase produces MHRLPAATLSEISALSDCSVVFLPADPSRTGRIAFWHPDGSSPPEAPGSVEELTVVGADARVHGVPALVLPVRDALPVLTRARASAHASGAAAFWGAAALLALQFAARGLLLPGLSAGDHDVWRAGPLTADDQSRIRTLAASMPPLAHAVPLDAAARPVLLPEPERLLRAFLDAVADGLPRTPAAAFATGGPAFAADEPQRLPGQRAWATDVAAGHDAGVRLSLRVEASGLTVPEQDAGPTAGPSFRAVLQIHSVSDPALVADAAEIWAGTAPTASAFGPRARMDALLALRRAARAWPPLAPLLSAAVPDAVEPADEELAELLGRAGRALAATGVQVHWPKELARKLTARAVIGPPDDGDDRAREETAGTGSDTPPLLSADALLTFNWWFALGDQKLSRAELDRLAEANRPVVRLRDQWVLIDPEEARRARETQDRKVAPIDALSAVLTGSTEVDGRRVDVRATGWLEQLRRRVADPESGGQQSGGQKDEQQTVRQPPALAATLRDYQLRGLNWLHTMTSLGLGGCLADDMGLGKTITLIALHLHRQSVESAAGPTLVVCPTSLMGNWQREIERFAPGTPVRRFHGGSRSLDGLADGEFVLTTYGTMRLDAAKLADIRWGMVVADEAQHVKNPYSATAKQLRTIGAQARVALTGTPVENNLSELWAILDWTTPGLLGRLGTFRTRYARTAEGGDPAAAERLAALVRPFLLRRRKSDPGIAPELPPKTETDRTVSLTAEQTGLYEAVVRETLAAISRADGFARRGLVVKLLTALKQICNHPAQYLKEKEPRIEDRSGKVELLDELLDTILAEDASVLVFTQYVQMARLLEQHLAARGVRTQFLHGGTPVAEREAMVNRFQAGEAPVFLLSLKAAGTGLNLTRAGHVVHFDRWWNPAVEAQATDRAYRIGQTQPVQVHRLIAEGTIEDRIADMLARKQGLADAVLGSGEAALTELTDAELADLVELRGAHDERRIRQRRNRPRRVRARRA; encoded by the coding sequence GTGCACAGGCTCCCTGCGGCAACGCTCTCCGAGATCTCCGCACTCTCCGACTGCTCCGTGGTCTTCCTGCCCGCGGATCCGTCCCGTACCGGCCGCATCGCCTTCTGGCATCCGGACGGCAGCAGTCCGCCCGAGGCTCCCGGCTCCGTCGAGGAGCTGACCGTTGTCGGCGCCGACGCGCGGGTGCATGGCGTACCGGCGCTGGTGCTTCCGGTAAGGGACGCGCTGCCCGTGCTGACGCGGGCGCGGGCCTCGGCGCACGCCTCCGGCGCCGCCGCCTTCTGGGGTGCCGCCGCGCTCCTCGCTCTGCAATTCGCCGCCCGCGGCCTGCTCCTGCCCGGACTGAGTGCCGGCGATCACGATGTCTGGCGTGCCGGGCCGCTGACCGCCGACGATCAGTCGCGGATCCGTACGCTCGCGGCCTCGATGCCGCCCCTGGCTCATGCAGTGCCGCTCGACGCGGCGGCGCGGCCCGTACTGCTGCCCGAGCCCGAGCGGCTGCTGCGCGCTTTCCTGGACGCGGTGGCGGACGGCCTGCCGCGCACCCCGGCCGCCGCCTTCGCCACCGGCGGCCCGGCATTCGCCGCCGATGAGCCCCAGCGTCTGCCCGGTCAACGGGCCTGGGCCACCGATGTCGCGGCCGGACACGATGCGGGTGTCCGGCTGTCGCTGCGGGTGGAGGCATCGGGGCTGACGGTCCCGGAGCAGGACGCCGGGCCGACAGCCGGGCCGTCCTTCCGTGCTGTCCTGCAGATCCACAGCGTCAGCGATCCGGCACTGGTCGCCGATGCCGCCGAGATCTGGGCGGGTACCGCGCCGACCGCTTCCGCCTTCGGCCCCCGCGCGCGGATGGATGCCCTCCTGGCGCTGCGCCGCGCCGCCCGTGCCTGGCCGCCGCTGGCCCCGCTGCTGTCGGCCGCGGTGCCCGACGCCGTCGAACCGGCCGACGAGGAGCTCGCCGAGCTCCTCGGCCGGGCCGGACGCGCGCTCGCGGCGACCGGAGTCCAGGTGCACTGGCCCAAGGAGCTGGCCCGCAAGCTCACCGCACGCGCGGTCATCGGTCCGCCCGACGACGGAGATGACCGGGCACGCGAGGAGACCGCCGGCACCGGCTCGGACACACCGCCGCTCCTGTCGGCCGACGCACTGCTGACGTTCAACTGGTGGTTCGCTCTGGGCGACCAGAAGCTCAGCCGCGCCGAACTGGACCGCCTGGCCGAGGCCAACAGGCCGGTGGTGCGCCTGCGTGACCAGTGGGTGCTCATCGACCCCGAGGAGGCCCGGCGCGCCCGCGAGACCCAGGACCGCAAGGTCGCTCCCATCGACGCGCTCTCAGCCGTACTGACCGGTTCCACCGAGGTCGACGGCCGCCGGGTCGACGTCCGGGCCACCGGCTGGCTGGAGCAGCTGCGCCGCCGGGTGGCCGATCCTGAGTCCGGCGGGCAACAGTCCGGCGGGCAGAAGGACGAGCAGCAGACGGTGCGTCAGCCCCCGGCGCTCGCCGCGACGCTGCGCGACTACCAGCTGCGCGGACTGAACTGGTTGCACACCATGACCTCGCTCGGCCTCGGCGGCTGTCTCGCCGACGACATGGGGCTCGGGAAGACCATCACCCTCATCGCTCTGCATCTGCACCGTCAGAGCGTCGAATCGGCCGCCGGTCCGACGCTCGTGGTCTGCCCGACCTCGCTCATGGGGAACTGGCAGCGGGAGATCGAGAGGTTCGCGCCGGGCACTCCGGTACGCCGCTTCCACGGCGGATCGCGCAGCCTGGACGGCCTGGCGGACGGCGAGTTCGTCCTCACCACGTACGGCACGATGCGGCTCGACGCGGCAAAGCTCGCGGACATCCGGTGGGGCATGGTGGTCGCCGACGAGGCGCAGCACGTCAAGAACCCGTACTCGGCAACAGCCAAGCAGCTGCGGACGATCGGTGCACAGGCACGGGTGGCGCTCACCGGTACCCCCGTGGAGAACAACCTGTCCGAGCTGTGGGCGATCCTCGACTGGACGACGCCCGGGCTGCTGGGCAGGCTCGGCACCTTCCGTACCCGCTACGCGCGGACCGCGGAGGGCGGCGACCCGGCGGCGGCCGAGCGGCTCGCCGCACTGGTGCGGCCGTTCCTGCTGCGACGGCGCAAATCGGATCCGGGCATCGCCCCCGAGCTGCCGCCGAAGACCGAGACGGACCGCACGGTGTCGCTGACGGCGGAACAGACAGGGCTGTACGAAGCGGTGGTACGGGAGACGCTGGCCGCGATCTCCCGGGCCGACGGCTTCGCCCGGCGGGGCCTCGTCGTGAAGCTGCTGACGGCCCTGAAGCAGATCTGCAACCACCCGGCGCAGTACCTCAAGGAGAAGGAGCCGAGGATCGAGGACCGTTCGGGCAAGGTCGAACTGCTGGACGAGCTGCTCGACACCATCCTGGCGGAGGACGCGAGTGTGCTCGTGTTCACCCAGTACGTGCAGATGGCCCGGCTGCTCGAACAGCACCTGGCCGCGCGTGGGGTGCGCACGCAGTTCCTGCACGGCGGCACGCCGGTCGCGGAGCGGGAGGCGATGGTCAACCGGTTCCAGGCGGGCGAGGCCCCGGTCTTCCTGTTGTCGCTCAAGGCGGCCGGCACCGGACTCAATCTCACCCGGGCAGGCCATGTCGTGCACTTCGACCGGTGGTGGAACCCGGCGGTGGAGGCGCAGGCCACCGACCGCGCGTACCGGATCGGGCAGACCCAGCCCGTGCAGGTCCACCGGCTGATCGCCGAGGGCACCATCGAGGACCGGATCGCCGACATGCTGGCCCGCAAGCAGGGGCTGGCGGACGCGGTGCTCGGTTCGGGCGAGGCGGCGCTGACCGAACTGACGGATGCGGAACTGGCCGATCTTGTGGAGCTGCGAGGGGCACACGATGAGCGACGGATACGACAACGACGGAACCGACCGCGACGCGTACGAGCGCGAAGGGCATGA